A region of Corynebacterium glucuronolyticum DSM 44120 DNA encodes the following proteins:
- a CDS encoding glycoside hydrolase family 32 protein, producing MPYRPRFHLTPPTGRLNDPNGLTLVDGSLHVFYQHDPAFGIGPKRTGWGHAILKDHLLCHYPDALYPDAPYDKNGVYSGGAVVTETGDVQLFYTGNVKEDGVRHATQNRVFVEDIDGPAGGYYRRDPANPLIDGPAPGYTNDYRDPQIVRLADGTYRMALGARTEDNKGAIVIYTSPDLENWTFQGHVDFVDVEDDAYMYECPNLIRLRDAADNQWYDLIVWCPQYEDRDECVWAVGKLDGLTFTTDKIQLVDHGSDFYAPQLIERDGEALMLGWMGLPGKDPDTTLKAEGWLHCLTLPRRVYLSGGELYQEFISPVEPQHEHPLVRWDAQTRTLSVGPQKAQLPEGVDPDPQILHDGCALEVIAGGGRLAFANVVL from the coding sequence ATGCCCTACCGCCCGCGTTTCCACCTCACTCCTCCTACCGGACGTCTCAACGACCCTAACGGTCTTACGCTTGTCGACGGCTCCCTCCACGTTTTCTACCAGCACGACCCCGCCTTTGGTATCGGTCCCAAGAGGACTGGCTGGGGGCACGCGATCCTCAAAGATCACCTCTTGTGCCATTACCCCGATGCTCTCTACCCGGATGCCCCCTACGACAAAAACGGCGTCTACTCAGGCGGTGCGGTAGTCACGGAAACAGGTGACGTCCAGCTGTTTTACACCGGCAACGTGAAGGAGGACGGCGTCCGCCACGCCACGCAGAACCGCGTCTTCGTGGAGGACATCGACGGCCCCGCCGGCGGCTACTACCGCCGCGACCCCGCCAACCCGCTCATCGACGGCCCCGCCCCCGGCTACACCAACGACTACCGCGACCCCCAGATCGTCCGCCTTGCCGACGGCACCTACCGCATGGCCCTCGGTGCCCGCACCGAGGACAACAAGGGCGCGATCGTCATCTACACCTCCCCGGACCTGGAAAATTGGACCTTCCAGGGCCACGTCGACTTCGTCGACGTGGAAGATGACGCCTACATGTACGAGTGCCCCAACCTCATCCGGCTTCGCGACGCCGCCGACAACCAGTGGTACGACCTCATCGTGTGGTGCCCACAGTACGAGGACCGCGACGAGTGCGTGTGGGCCGTCGGCAAGCTCGACGGCCTCACCTTCACCACCGACAAGATCCAGCTTGTTGACCACGGCTCCGATTTCTACGCCCCGCAACTTATCGAGCGTGACGGCGAGGCCCTCATGCTCGGCTGGATGGGCCTGCCCGGCAAGGACCCCGACACCACGCTCAAAGCCGAGGGCTGGCTGCACTGCCTCACCCTCCCGCGCCGGGTCTACCTCTCCGGCGGCGAGCTCTACCAGGAGTTCATCAGCCCTGTCGAGCCCCAACACGAACACCCCCTGGTCCGTTGGGACGCGCAAACCCGCACCCTCTCCGTCGGCCCCCAAAAGGCCCAGCTCCCTGAAGGTGTGGACCCCGACCCCCAGATCCTTCACGACGGCTGCGCCCTCGAGGTCATCGCCGGCGGTGGCCGCCTCGCTTTCGCAAACGTAGTTCTCTAA
- the betT gene encoding choline BCCT transporter BetT, with amino-acid sequence MNPGPQESDEEAYRPQPIVGTYSVDAPSTYGHHTSTPPQVNRPVLGCSMAGILALTAWAFFARESAATSLAAVTGWISTNLGWFYILTATVAVAFVVYVAIGKTGTIRLGPDHSRPQFGIFSWSAMLFAAGIGVDLMFFAVAEPVTMYYHPPQGNGMTRSAAEDAVVYAMFHYGITGWALYALMGMAFGYFAYRLNMPLALRSALYPLLGKRIHGAVGDSVDIAATLGTVFGIAASLGIGVVQLNYGLKLIFGLSEGPGAQSILVVLAVGIATLSAVSGVDKGIKRLSEVNVFLAIGLMVYVVVAGKTAFLFNAIIMNIGDYVVKFPSWTLDTYAFSETPEATQEWLQSWTLFFWAWWVAWAPFVGLFLARISRGRTLRQFVAGTLTIPFIFVLLWMSFFGNSALDRILGGDSAFGSIAVSEPQRGFYELIASYPGGAVLVFLATIVGLLLYITSADSGALVLSNFTSRITDSQQDGATWSRILWSIIIGALTLVMLQIDGVATVQSATIVMGLPFTVVIYMIMASLVKSLRLEAYQTKSRTVALHGAMSGRTGAQSWRARLRRAVTYPTASKVQAYVTDVARPALEKVARELEKSGLKVTLLHSAIPGCPISQLDLGVELGEEKDFRFQVYPVKSDVPAFGARRANAPDTYYRLEVFDLSGSLGYDVYGYPEEALIDNVLDLVERHFEFIHMQADLSGSSDLSDGAEPYRTWTDEE; translated from the coding sequence GTGAATCCTGGACCCCAGGAATCCGACGAAGAAGCATATAGACCCCAACCAATCGTGGGAACCTACAGCGTGGACGCCCCATCCACCTACGGACACCACACCTCCACCCCACCGCAGGTCAACCGACCAGTCCTCGGGTGCTCCATGGCGGGCATCCTCGCGCTCACGGCGTGGGCGTTCTTCGCGCGCGAATCCGCCGCAACGTCCCTAGCAGCGGTAACGGGTTGGATCTCCACGAACCTCGGGTGGTTCTACATCCTGACCGCAACCGTCGCGGTGGCGTTCGTGGTCTACGTGGCCATTGGCAAGACCGGAACCATCCGGCTCGGCCCCGACCACTCGCGCCCACAATTCGGCATCTTCTCCTGGTCAGCCATGCTATTCGCGGCCGGAATCGGCGTCGACCTGATGTTCTTCGCCGTCGCCGAACCAGTGACCATGTACTACCACCCACCGCAAGGAAACGGAATGACCAGGTCAGCGGCAGAGGACGCCGTGGTCTACGCCATGTTCCACTACGGCATCACCGGCTGGGCGCTCTACGCGCTCATGGGGATGGCGTTTGGCTACTTCGCATACCGCCTCAACATGCCGCTAGCGCTGCGGAGCGCCCTGTACCCGCTGCTTGGAAAACGGATCCACGGGGCGGTTGGGGACAGCGTCGACATCGCAGCGACGCTCGGCACCGTATTCGGCATTGCTGCGTCCTTGGGAATCGGCGTGGTGCAACTCAACTACGGGCTGAAACTGATCTTCGGGCTATCCGAGGGGCCCGGCGCGCAATCCATCCTCGTTGTGCTGGCGGTGGGAATCGCCACGTTATCGGCAGTATCCGGGGTGGACAAGGGCATTAAACGGCTCTCCGAGGTAAACGTCTTTCTGGCGATCGGCCTCATGGTGTACGTGGTGGTCGCGGGGAAAACTGCATTCCTGTTCAACGCCATCATCATGAACATCGGCGACTACGTGGTTAAATTTCCCAGCTGGACGCTAGACACCTACGCCTTCTCAGAAACCCCTGAGGCGACGCAGGAGTGGCTGCAATCCTGGACCCTCTTCTTCTGGGCCTGGTGGGTCGCGTGGGCACCATTTGTTGGCCTGTTTTTAGCGCGGATTTCCAGGGGGCGGACGCTACGGCAATTCGTCGCCGGGACGCTGACCATACCGTTTATCTTCGTGCTGCTATGGATGAGCTTCTTTGGCAACTCCGCACTGGACCGGATTCTAGGCGGCGACTCGGCATTTGGGTCGATTGCGGTAAGCGAACCGCAACGCGGATTCTACGAGCTCATCGCCTCGTACCCCGGCGGAGCAGTGCTCGTGTTTTTGGCGACCATCGTCGGCCTGCTGCTCTACATCACCTCCGCGGACTCGGGAGCCCTGGTATTGAGCAACTTCACCTCGCGGATTACCGACTCACAACAAGACGGCGCCACCTGGTCACGCATCCTCTGGAGCATCATTATCGGGGCACTGACACTAGTCATGCTGCAAATCGACGGCGTGGCGACGGTGCAGTCGGCAACAATTGTCATGGGGCTGCCGTTCACGGTGGTCATCTACATGATCATGGCAAGTCTGGTGAAATCCCTCCGCCTCGAGGCATACCAAACCAAATCACGCACAGTCGCGCTACACGGTGCCATGAGCGGCCGCACCGGCGCACAATCATGGCGTGCACGCCTCCGACGGGCCGTAACGTACCCAACGGCCTCTAAGGTGCAGGCGTACGTGACGGACGTGGCCCGGCCGGCATTGGAAAAAGTAGCGCGTGAACTGGAGAAATCCGGGCTTAAGGTAACTCTCCTGCACTCGGCGATACCCGGCTGCCCCATCAGCCAGCTGGATCTGGGCGTTGAGCTGGGGGAAGAAAAAGATTTCCGGTTCCAGGTCTACCCCGTCAAATCCGACGTCCCCGCCTTTGGCGCCCGGCGCGCCAACGCGCCCGACACGTACTACCGCCTCGAGGTATTCGACCTGTCTGGATCGCTGGGATACGACGTCTACGGATACCCCGAGGAAGCGCTCATCGACAACGTCCTTGACCTCGTCGAACGGCACTTCGAGTTCATTCATATGCAGGCCGACCTGTCCGGCAGCTCCGACCTCTCCGATGGGGCGGAGCCGTACCGGACGTGGACGGATGAGGAGTGA
- a CDS encoding Dyp-type peroxidase, which yields MDVIKKAQDIVQAPRKSAIFLTLCIKDGEEAAALGALASVSGLTNAVGYRAPEAELSCVAGIGSDFWDRALGVEKPAGLHPFREIQGSHLAPSTPGDLFFHIRSQEFDRCFELARRIMTAFDGATASSDEVQAFRYMDNRDPLGFVDGTESPIDLDAVDAALIPDGPWAGGSYIVEQKYIHDLHAWDSLPVEEQEKTIGRTKYDDIEFSEDIKPHNSHVALNSVKDADGNSLEIVRDNLAFGSAAGDQGTFFMSYAKDVRITELMLRRMFIGEPRGNYDRILDFSTALTGGNFFAPPQDFIDSIEDHARTGLIPEPDDAPNPLQPATELSAAEGIYK from the coding sequence GTGGACGTTATCAAGAAGGCTCAAGACATTGTGCAGGCGCCGCGTAAGAGCGCGATCTTCCTCACCCTGTGCATTAAGGACGGCGAAGAGGCCGCCGCCCTGGGCGCGCTGGCCAGCGTCTCCGGCCTCACCAACGCTGTCGGCTACCGTGCCCCGGAGGCCGAGCTGAGCTGCGTAGCAGGTATCGGATCTGATTTCTGGGACCGGGCTCTGGGCGTCGAAAAGCCCGCAGGCCTGCACCCCTTCCGCGAGATCCAGGGCAGCCACCTCGCGCCATCCACCCCCGGTGACCTCTTCTTCCACATCCGTTCCCAGGAGTTCGACCGCTGCTTCGAGCTCGCCCGCCGCATTATGACCGCCTTCGACGGCGCGACCGCGTCCTCCGACGAGGTGCAGGCCTTCCGCTACATGGACAACCGCGATCCCCTCGGCTTTGTCGACGGCACGGAGTCACCCATCGACCTCGACGCCGTCGACGCGGCCCTCATTCCCGACGGCCCCTGGGCCGGTGGCTCCTACATCGTCGAGCAGAAATACATCCACGACCTGCACGCCTGGGATTCCCTCCCCGTCGAGGAGCAGGAGAAGACCATCGGCCGCACCAAGTACGACGACATCGAGTTTTCCGAGGACATCAAGCCCCACAACTCCCACGTCGCGCTGAACAGCGTCAAGGACGCCGACGGCAACTCCCTCGAGATCGTCCGCGACAACCTCGCCTTCGGCTCCGCCGCCGGTGACCAGGGCACCTTCTTCATGAGCTACGCCAAAGACGTCCGCATCACCGAGCTCATGCTCCGCCGCATGTTCATCGGCGAGCCCCGCGGCAACTACGACCGCATCCTCGACTTCTCGACAGCCCTCACCGGCGGCAACTTCTTCGCCCCGCCCCAGGACTTCATCGACTCCATCGAGGACCACGCCCGCACCGGCCTGATTCCCGAGCCCGACGACGCCCCCAACCCCCTGCAGCCCGCCACCGAGCTCTCCGCTGCCGAGGGAATTTACAAGTAG
- a CDS encoding AAA family ATPase: protein MLLDLTVSNFLSIDEPLSLNLVPGREQKWSKNLPYLKKYRRKVNPIAALFGANASGKSNILTALATLKKILHTPPQNGASLYYYPFQLREGADTEPSTFEVLFSFGDTIYEYVISYDATAIQEEKLTRFNSSTETVIFSRAASALSVNEKVVDIDSPEGTIETLLTTVPSTTPVPTYFAASSLRPKKAGDKSLISDITAAYHWSNRIVVVDTEMANREITSGYPSNWTSSMPTIDAGIVSADRHEVSLESLHLPAGLRNWINDSLNSLARANRPPSVDAEFGGDRFIFSLIDGEIRAEKVTMVHSGADGYIGSLPWSNESDGTKSAARLFTQFSALISNDYPVILAIDELDRSFHTALSRALINGFLQACTPAGRSQLIFTTHDLMLMDPTRLRKDQMWLVEKLDGATTLTAVSEFEGLRSDRDIRKSYLQGRLGAIPVIPPLDFSQQEA from the coding sequence ATGCTACTCGATCTCACCGTATCCAATTTTCTATCCATAGATGAACCGCTATCCCTCAACCTTGTCCCCGGTAGAGAACAGAAGTGGTCAAAGAATCTGCCTTACCTAAAGAAGTACCGCCGGAAAGTGAACCCCATTGCGGCACTATTTGGCGCAAATGCTTCCGGCAAGTCCAACATACTCACCGCGTTGGCAACGCTTAAGAAGATTCTTCACACCCCGCCACAAAATGGAGCATCTCTCTACTACTACCCATTCCAACTGCGAGAAGGTGCAGACACCGAACCGTCCACGTTCGAAGTTCTGTTTTCATTTGGCGACACGATCTACGAATACGTGATCTCCTACGATGCCACAGCTATCCAGGAGGAGAAACTCACTCGCTTCAATAGCTCGACGGAGACGGTGATTTTCTCCCGCGCTGCTTCCGCGCTGTCTGTCAATGAAAAGGTGGTGGACATTGATTCGCCTGAGGGGACCATCGAAACGCTGCTCACCACTGTCCCCTCGACTACACCGGTCCCCACCTATTTTGCCGCCTCATCCCTGCGGCCAAAGAAGGCCGGGGACAAGTCCCTCATTAGCGATATTACCGCCGCTTATCACTGGTCAAATCGCATAGTCGTTGTCGATACAGAGATGGCGAATCGCGAAATCACCTCCGGATATCCTAGCAACTGGACGTCGTCGATGCCGACTATCGACGCAGGAATCGTATCCGCAGATCGACACGAGGTATCCCTGGAATCGCTTCACCTACCCGCTGGGCTTCGTAATTGGATTAACGACAGCCTCAATTCACTCGCGCGGGCGAATCGCCCCCCATCCGTCGATGCCGAATTTGGCGGAGATCGCTTCATCTTCAGCCTGATCGATGGAGAGATTAGGGCCGAGAAGGTCACGATGGTGCATAGTGGCGCCGATGGATACATTGGCAGCTTGCCGTGGAGCAATGAGTCCGACGGCACCAAGTCTGCCGCTCGCCTGTTCACACAGTTCTCCGCCCTCATTTCCAATGACTATCCCGTCATTTTGGCGATTGACGAGTTGGATCGAAGCTTCCACACTGCGCTTTCTCGCGCGCTGATCAACGGCTTCCTCCAAGCATGCACGCCTGCGGGGCGGTCGCAACTTATTTTCACCACTCACGACCTCATGCTGATGGATCCCACCCGGCTGAGGAAGGACCAGATGTGGCTGGTGGAGAAGCTGGATGGTGCCACGACGCTCACGGCAGTGTCTGAGTTTGAGGGGCTGCGCAGCGACAGGGATATTCGCAAGAGCTACCTCCAAGGCAGGCTCGGCGCGATTCCTGTGATTCCGCCACTGGATTTTTCCCAGCAGGAGGCCTAG
- a CDS encoding PfkB family carbohydrate kinase, whose protein sequence is MSTDGFGQNLVDALAGAGVDTSQVLRGHEPTTLAVTSLAEDGSASYQFCTDGTADRFAEPVAATSGYACFGTVSLSLEPAASRYAAACASCAANGVVVCLDPNIRPNYNTPTHREFLGTMLPHVTVLKMSDDEEEFMGDVSEVPVVITTLGGSGTRVRAPFGTLEVAAPRVDVSDTIGAGDTVMAALMAEFERLGLDRDGILGLGEDEWRPILEFAATAAAITVTRVGADTPTRDEVEAGV, encoded by the coding sequence TTGTCGACGGACGGGTTCGGGCAAAACCTCGTCGACGCGCTTGCTGGCGCAGGCGTTGATACGTCGCAGGTTTTGCGCGGGCACGAACCCACGACTCTGGCAGTTACGTCCTTGGCGGAAGACGGCTCCGCGTCCTACCAGTTCTGCACCGACGGCACCGCCGACCGCTTCGCAGAACCCGTCGCGGCGACCTCGGGATATGCGTGCTTCGGCACGGTTTCTTTGAGTTTAGAGCCCGCGGCGAGCAGGTACGCGGCGGCCTGCGCGTCTTGCGCCGCGAACGGCGTTGTCGTGTGCCTTGATCCGAACATCCGTCCCAACTACAACACGCCCACCCACCGGGAATTCCTCGGCACGATGCTCCCCCACGTTACCGTGCTCAAAATGAGCGATGACGAGGAGGAATTCATGGGCGACGTGTCCGAGGTGCCCGTCGTCATCACGACGCTCGGCGGGTCCGGCACCCGCGTGCGCGCGCCGTTTGGCACGTTAGAGGTGGCGGCGCCGCGGGTGGACGTTTCCGACACCATCGGTGCAGGTGACACGGTTATGGCGGCGCTCATGGCCGAGTTTGAGCGGCTCGGGCTGGACCGGGACGGGATCCTGGGACTGGGCGAGGACGAGTGGCGGCCCATTTTGGAGTTCGCCGCCACCGCCGCCGCCATCACCGTCACCCGGGTCGGTGCGGACACTCCGACGCGGGATGAGGTGGAGGCCGGGGTTTAG
- a CDS encoding HNH endonuclease signature motif containing protein, producing MTALTDCASLLSQAMVIAGEAFGMSKKALVRAGYDKTTAHTIHKLAGIYYGRTNNPRRQERARTTARETGCSFASLKAIERFVAKLPKKHAWTIREALVPYGRDITAINAEGARLLQEYTRADNPDKKLTYRAIPNSTFATLTLTAESSRVKQIFDRAQATDTKCPADGLIKLALAANDGELPPVAIPLMVIPFTMPYVHVTEVERGKFVFSMTNGSTISGAEIVKAKLAEERLVALVSPLGPKDFGVYRVEMTPDSRGADPLERFIQSTRNPVCAWPGCSKPATKSQIHHIKPVKHGGKTVSENLMVLCDYHNGINDDDLDKPKHGHMVRIDGLEYWQPAFGGPLKLNMHPCAQGGAVRLARMQLGMPIDPSPPG from the coding sequence ATGACCGCTTTAACGGATTGTGCTTCCCTCCTGTCGCAGGCGATGGTGATCGCCGGGGAGGCGTTTGGCATGTCCAAAAAAGCACTCGTCCGGGCCGGCTACGATAAGACAACCGCCCACACCATCCACAAACTTGCGGGCATCTACTACGGGCGCACCAACAACCCCCGCCGGCAAGAACGTGCACGCACCACCGCCCGCGAAACCGGCTGTAGCTTCGCATCGCTGAAGGCTATTGAGCGGTTTGTGGCGAAGCTTCCGAAGAAGCATGCGTGGACGATCCGCGAGGCACTTGTCCCCTATGGTCGGGACATCACCGCGATTAACGCGGAGGGCGCGCGTCTCCTGCAGGAGTACACCCGGGCGGATAATCCGGATAAGAAGTTGACGTATCGGGCGATCCCGAATTCCACGTTCGCAACACTCACCTTGACGGCGGAGTCGTCGCGTGTGAAGCAGATTTTTGACCGGGCACAAGCAACGGACACGAAGTGTCCTGCCGATGGTTTGATCAAGCTTGCGCTTGCGGCTAATGATGGGGAGCTTCCCCCTGTTGCTATCCCGTTGATGGTGATTCCGTTTACGATGCCGTATGTTCACGTTACGGAGGTGGAGCGGGGTAAGTTTGTTTTCTCCATGACTAACGGTTCTACTATCTCCGGGGCGGAGATTGTGAAGGCGAAACTTGCTGAGGAGCGTCTTGTTGCTCTTGTTAGTCCTTTGGGGCCGAAGGATTTTGGTGTGTATCGGGTGGAGATGACGCCGGATTCTCGTGGTGCGGACCCGTTGGAGCGGTTTATTCAATCAACCCGTAACCCGGTGTGTGCCTGGCCCGGCTGCAGTAAACCGGCCACCAAGTCGCAGATTCATCACATTAAACCGGTGAAACACGGTGGGAAAACCGTATCAGAGAACTTGATGGTGTTGTGTGATTACCACAACGGCATTAACGATGATGACCTAGACAAACCGAAGCATGGCCACATGGTGCGAATCGATGGCCTGGAATACTGGCAGCCTGCTTTCGGTGGGCCGCTGAAGTTGAACATGCACCCGTGTGCCCAAGGCGGGGCGGTGCGTCTTGCCCGGATGCAACTCGGCATGCCCATCGACCCATCACCGCCCGGATAA
- a CDS encoding Panacea domain-containing protein, with protein sequence MANVNDVARYILEKHGRSMSTMKLQKLVYYSQAWNLVWEERPLFDSPIEAWANGPVIRVLYNCHRGRFTAEPDMFPGDSSRLTADEKETVDVVLHAYGEFSGQQLSDLSHNERPWQEAREGVPPGESSTNEVSRDVMQEYYSALLLSGAAAL encoded by the coding sequence ATGGCCAATGTCAACGATGTGGCTCGTTACATCCTAGAAAAGCATGGTCGCAGCATGAGTACCATGAAACTGCAAAAGCTCGTGTACTACTCCCAAGCGTGGAATTTAGTGTGGGAAGAAAGGCCTCTGTTTGATTCGCCCATAGAGGCTTGGGCGAATGGGCCTGTTATCCGTGTCCTCTATAATTGCCACCGCGGCCGGTTCACTGCCGAACCGGATATGTTTCCCGGCGATTCTTCTCGGCTCACAGCTGACGAGAAAGAAACCGTCGATGTCGTTCTTCACGCATACGGAGAATTTTCCGGTCAGCAGTTAAGCGATCTATCCCACAACGAACGGCCGTGGCAGGAAGCTCGCGAAGGTGTTCCGCCTGGCGAATCATCTACGAACGAGGTCAGCCGGGATGTTATGCAGGAGTACTACAGCGCACTATTGCTTTCCGGTGCCGCCGCGCTATGA
- a CDS encoding cytidine deaminase has protein sequence MNAWDKNELLRKVHSVTWGGATAAGVLTAAGDIVVATGVGPVCAEIIALSQLTAEHPYAQIEAIASLSDGHIVAPCGSCRQALLDLDPSIGVIVPGESVVPVRELLPYADAGENPIARPVKPSRHSLRESVALDDDSYFLTWKA, from the coding sequence ATGAACGCATGGGACAAAAACGAATTGCTCCGGAAGGTGCACAGCGTCACCTGGGGTGGTGCGACCGCCGCCGGTGTCCTCACTGCTGCTGGCGACATCGTTGTTGCTACAGGTGTAGGCCCGGTCTGCGCGGAAATCATCGCTCTTTCTCAGCTTACTGCCGAGCACCCCTACGCCCAGATTGAGGCTATTGCTTCGCTTTCCGACGGCCACATCGTCGCCCCCTGCGGTTCATGCCGCCAAGCCCTCCTTGATCTCGACCCCTCGATCGGTGTCATCGTTCCGGGTGAGTCGGTGGTTCCGGTGCGCGAGCTCCTCCCGTACGCCGACGCAGGCGAGAATCCCATCGCCCGCCCCGTTAAACCCAGTCGCCATAGCCTGCGCGAATCCGTGGCCCTTGACGACGATAGTTACTTCCTTACATGGAAGGCCTAG
- a CDS encoding sucrose-specific PTS transporter subunit IIBC, whose amino-acid sequence MEHKDVARRVLAAIGGEQNIVGVAHCATRLRMVLKDMDKVDTAALDNDPDLKGTFETGGMFQVIVGPGDVDVVFDELDKQTSKNIAVSTEELKSVAAKQGNWFTRAIKVLSDIFVPLIPILVGGGLLMALNNVLTAEGLFGPRSLVQMFPAIEGASQMVNLLASAPFAFLPVLVGFTATKRFGGNEYLGAGIGMAMVSPALVNGYEVANAMNDGSMAYWDLFGLSVAQAGYQGSVLPVLAVAWILATIEKFLHSKLKGTADFLITPVLTLLITGFITFIAVGPFMRWLGDALIVGLQNVYDFGGPVGGFLFGLVYSPIVITGLHQSFPPVELELFKQGGSFIFATASMANISQGAAALAVYFHAKSEKLKGLAGSSGISAIFGITEPAIFGVNLRLRWPFYTGMACAAIGGALIAIFQIKAVALGAAGFIGAVSIRATDIPMFLVCAVITFILSFIAAFVAGRYMIAKHGTIDPDAPPSAAAPSSAATHLVSPLTGEAINLAEVSDPMFAQGKLGKGVAVTPTVGELRSPIDGKVTVTFPSGHAYAVRGGGIDILMHIGFDTVNLDGEHFTPHVTKGDVVKKGDLLCEFDIPAITAAGYEVTTPMVISNHKKLGDIIPLPTFVSGQEVSAGDEVLAVEPKPVVEAK is encoded by the coding sequence ATGGAACACAAGGACGTAGCCCGACGAGTCCTCGCTGCCATCGGCGGCGAGCAGAACATTGTTGGCGTCGCCCATTGCGCGACGCGCCTGCGCATGGTGCTGAAAGATATGGACAAGGTGGACACTGCCGCCCTGGACAACGACCCGGATCTGAAGGGCACCTTCGAAACGGGCGGCATGTTCCAGGTCATCGTTGGCCCCGGCGACGTGGACGTTGTTTTCGACGAGCTTGATAAGCAAACCTCCAAAAACATCGCCGTCTCCACCGAGGAGCTAAAATCCGTCGCCGCGAAGCAGGGCAACTGGTTCACCCGCGCGATCAAGGTCCTGTCGGACATCTTCGTACCGCTCATTCCGATCCTCGTCGGCGGCGGCCTCCTCATGGCCCTCAACAACGTGCTCACCGCCGAAGGCCTCTTCGGCCCCCGGTCACTCGTGCAAATGTTCCCGGCGATCGAGGGCGCCTCCCAGATGGTTAACCTCCTGGCCTCCGCGCCGTTCGCGTTCCTCCCGGTCCTCGTGGGCTTCACCGCGACGAAACGCTTCGGCGGCAACGAGTACCTCGGCGCGGGCATCGGCATGGCGATGGTCTCCCCGGCGCTTGTCAACGGCTACGAGGTAGCAAATGCGATGAACGACGGCTCGATGGCGTACTGGGACCTCTTCGGTCTCTCCGTCGCGCAGGCCGGCTACCAGGGCTCGGTCCTCCCGGTCCTCGCGGTCGCCTGGATCCTCGCCACGATCGAAAAATTCCTCCACTCGAAGCTCAAAGGCACCGCTGACTTCCTCATCACGCCCGTGTTGACGCTGCTCATCACCGGTTTCATCACCTTCATCGCCGTCGGCCCCTTCATGCGCTGGCTTGGCGACGCCCTCATCGTCGGTCTCCAGAACGTCTACGATTTCGGTGGTCCGGTAGGTGGCTTCCTCTTCGGCTTGGTCTATTCGCCCATCGTCATCACGGGTCTCCACCAGTCGTTCCCGCCGGTCGAGCTTGAGCTGTTCAAGCAAGGTGGTTCCTTTATCTTTGCGACGGCCTCCATGGCCAACATTTCTCAAGGTGCCGCCGCGCTCGCCGTCTACTTCCACGCCAAGTCCGAGAAGCTCAAGGGGCTGGCCGGCTCCTCCGGCATCTCGGCGATCTTCGGCATTACCGAGCCCGCGATCTTCGGCGTCAACCTGCGCCTGCGCTGGCCGTTCTACACGGGCATGGCCTGCGCTGCTATCGGCGGCGCCCTCATCGCCATCTTCCAGATCAAGGCCGTGGCCCTGGGTGCCGCGGGCTTCATTGGAGCGGTGTCCATCCGCGCTACGGATATCCCGATGTTCCTCGTCTGCGCCGTGATCACCTTCATCCTGTCCTTCATCGCGGCCTTCGTCGCCGGCCGCTACATGATCGCCAAGCATGGCACCATCGACCCGGACGCGCCCCCGTCTGCGGCCGCCCCCTCCTCCGCCGCTACTCATCTTGTCTCCCCCCTGACCGGCGAAGCCATCAACCTCGCCGAGGTCTCGGATCCCATGTTCGCCCAGGGTAAGCTCGGCAAGGGCGTAGCGGTCACCCCGACCGTCGGCGAGCTCCGTTCGCCTATCGACGGCAAGGTCACCGTCACCTTCCCCTCCGGCCACGCGTACGCCGTCCGCGGCGGCGGCATCGACATCCTCATGCATATCGGGTTTGATACCGTCAACCTCGACGGGGAGCACTTCACCCCGCACGTCACAAAGGGCGATGTGGTCAAGAAGGGCGACCTCCTGTGCGAGTTCGACATCCCCGCCATCACCGCCGCCGGTTACGAGGTGACCACGCCAATGGTAATCTCAAATCATAAGAAGCTGGGGGACATCATCCCGCTGCCGACGTTCGTCTCCGGCCAGGAGGTTTCCGCAGGTGATGAGGTCCTCGCAGTCGAACCCAAGCCAGTAGTGGAGGCAAAATAG